A region from the Salmo trutta chromosome 40, fSalTru1.1, whole genome shotgun sequence genome encodes:
- the LOC115180527 gene encoding inhibitor of growth protein 3 isoform X1, whose amino-acid sequence MLYLEDYLEMIEQLPMDLRDRFTEMREMDLQVQNAMDQLEQRVNEFFVNAKKNKPEWREEQMGVIKKDYYKALEDADEKVQLANQIYDLVDRHLRKLDQELAKFKMELEADNAGITEILERRSLEMDSPSQPANNHHVHSHTTVEKRKYTTQPSHHTTEHVPEKKFKSEALLSTLTSDASKENTPGCRTNSTTSASNNVYSVNSSQPLASYNLSSLPAGPGAGAGAITMAAAQAVQATAQMKEGRRTSSLKASYEAIKNNDFQLGREFSLTSRDTTGAYSTSALANTLTQTLTPAGSAIASDSRGGRKTKGNTKSSNHQSSSSSSSSSLSSCSSSSALAQELAQQASALPESETNNQVDWTYDPNEPRYCICNQVSYGEMVGCDNQDCPIEWFHYGCVGLTEAPKGKWYCPQCTAAMKRRGSRHK is encoded by the exons ATGCTGTACTTAGAGGATTACCTCGAGA TGATCGAGCAGCTACCCATGGATCTCCGCGACAGGTTTACGGAAATGAGAGAGATGGACCTGCAAGTTCAGA ATGCCATGGACCAGTTGGAGCAGAGGGTGAATGAGTTCTTTGTCAATGCAAAGAAGAACAAGCCAGAGTGGAGGGAAGAGCAGATGGGAGTCATCAAAAAG GATTATTATAAAGCATTGGAGGATGCAGATGAGAAAGTACAGCTGGCCAATCAGATTTATGATCTG GTGGATCGTCACCTGAGGAAGCTGGACCAGGAGCTGGCTAAGTTCAAGATGGAGCTGGAGGCTGACAATGCTGGCATCACCGAGATCCTGGAGAGAC gatCCCTAGAGATGGACAGCCCTTCTCAGCCCGCCAACAACCACCACGTCCACTCACACACCACCGTGGAGA agaggaaGTACACCACGCAGCCGAGCCACCACACTACAGAGCACGTCCCGGAGAAGAAGTTCAAATCTGAAGCCCTGCTCTCCACACTCACGTCAGACGCCTCCAAGGAGAACACACCGGGCTGTCGCACCAACAGCACGACGTCAGCCTCTAACAACGTGTACAGTGTGAACTCATCTCAGCCCCTGGCCTCCTACAACCTCAGCTCTCTGCCTGCTGGGCCCGGGGCTGGGGCAGGGGCCATCACCATGGCTGCAGCGCAGGCTGTACAGGCCACCGCACAG ATGAAGGAGGGCAGGAGGACTAGCAGTCTGAAGGCCAGCTACGAGGCTATTAAGAACAATGACTTCCAGCTGGGGAGGGAGTTCTCCCTGACCTCCCGGGATACCACGGGGGCCTACTCCACCTCCGCCCTGGCCAACACCCTCACTCAGACCCTCACCCCCGCCGGCTCGGCCATCGCCTCCGACTCCCGCGGCGGACGCAAGACCAA AGGCAACACCAAGTCTTCCAACCACCAGTCGTCGTCCTCCTCGTCTTCTTCGTCCCTGTCGTCGTGCTCCTCCTCTTCAGCCCTGGCCCAGGAGCTGGCCCAGCAGGCCTCGGCCCTCCCAGAGTCTGAGACcaacaaccaggtggactggaccTACGACCCCAACGAGCCCCGCTACTGCATTtgcaaccag GTGTCTTATGGAGAAATGGTGGGCTGTGATAATCAAGAC tGCCCCATCGAGTGGTTCCACTATGGCTGCGTGGGCCTAACAGAAGCCCCCAAGGGGAAGTGGTACTGCCCCCAGTGTACTGCCGCCATGAAGAGGAGAGGCAGCAGGCACAAATAG
- the LOC115180527 gene encoding inhibitor of growth protein 3 isoform X3 yields the protein MLYLEDYLEMIEQLPMDLRDRFTEMREMDLQVQNAMDQLEQRVNEFFVNAKKNKPEWREEQMGVIKKDYYKALEDADEKVQLANQIYDLVSWNLNAKTELCLTMSGLSNGS from the exons ATGCTGTACTTAGAGGATTACCTCGAGA TGATCGAGCAGCTACCCATGGATCTCCGCGACAGGTTTACGGAAATGAGAGAGATGGACCTGCAAGTTCAGA ATGCCATGGACCAGTTGGAGCAGAGGGTGAATGAGTTCTTTGTCAATGCAAAGAAGAACAAGCCAGAGTGGAGGGAAGAGCAGATGGGAGTCATCAAAAAG GATTATTATAAAGCATTGGAGGATGCAGATGAGAAAGTACAGCTGGCCAATCAGATTTATGATCTGGTGAGTTGGAATTTGAATGCCAAGACGGAGCTCTGTCTAACGATGTCTGGTTTGTCTAATGGGTCATGA
- the LOC115180527 gene encoding inhibitor of growth protein 3 isoform X2, translated as MRNHFYEKVDRHLRKLDQELAKFKMELEADNAGITEILERRSLEMDSPSQPANNHHVHSHTTVEKRKYTTQPSHHTTEHVPEKKFKSEALLSTLTSDASKENTPGCRTNSTTSASNNVYSVNSSQPLASYNLSSLPAGPGAGAGAITMAAAQAVQATAQMKEGRRTSSLKASYEAIKNNDFQLGREFSLTSRDTTGAYSTSALANTLTQTLTPAGSAIASDSRGGRKTKGNTKSSNHQSSSSSSSSSLSSCSSSSALAQELAQQASALPESETNNQVDWTYDPNEPRYCICNQVSYGEMVGCDNQDCPIEWFHYGCVGLTEAPKGKWYCPQCTAAMKRRGSRHK; from the exons ATGAGAAACCACTTCTATGAAAAG GTGGATCGTCACCTGAGGAAGCTGGACCAGGAGCTGGCTAAGTTCAAGATGGAGCTGGAGGCTGACAATGCTGGCATCACCGAGATCCTGGAGAGAC gatCCCTAGAGATGGACAGCCCTTCTCAGCCCGCCAACAACCACCACGTCCACTCACACACCACCGTGGAGA agaggaaGTACACCACGCAGCCGAGCCACCACACTACAGAGCACGTCCCGGAGAAGAAGTTCAAATCTGAAGCCCTGCTCTCCACACTCACGTCAGACGCCTCCAAGGAGAACACACCGGGCTGTCGCACCAACAGCACGACGTCAGCCTCTAACAACGTGTACAGTGTGAACTCATCTCAGCCCCTGGCCTCCTACAACCTCAGCTCTCTGCCTGCTGGGCCCGGGGCTGGGGCAGGGGCCATCACCATGGCTGCAGCGCAGGCTGTACAGGCCACCGCACAG ATGAAGGAGGGCAGGAGGACTAGCAGTCTGAAGGCCAGCTACGAGGCTATTAAGAACAATGACTTCCAGCTGGGGAGGGAGTTCTCCCTGACCTCCCGGGATACCACGGGGGCCTACTCCACCTCCGCCCTGGCCAACACCCTCACTCAGACCCTCACCCCCGCCGGCTCGGCCATCGCCTCCGACTCCCGCGGCGGACGCAAGACCAA AGGCAACACCAAGTCTTCCAACCACCAGTCGTCGTCCTCCTCGTCTTCTTCGTCCCTGTCGTCGTGCTCCTCCTCTTCAGCCCTGGCCCAGGAGCTGGCCCAGCAGGCCTCGGCCCTCCCAGAGTCTGAGACcaacaaccaggtggactggaccTACGACCCCAACGAGCCCCGCTACTGCATTtgcaaccag GTGTCTTATGGAGAAATGGTGGGCTGTGATAATCAAGAC tGCCCCATCGAGTGGTTCCACTATGGCTGCGTGGGCCTAACAGAAGCCCCCAAGGGGAAGTGGTACTGCCCCCAGTGTACTGCCGCCATGAAGAGGAGAGGCAGCAGGCACAAATAG